From the genome of Hemiscyllium ocellatum isolate sHemOce1 chromosome 15, sHemOce1.pat.X.cur, whole genome shotgun sequence, one region includes:
- the wu:fa11c10 gene encoding protein FAM110B: MLKQVSGPPTFTSAMPFRILNKGPDYFRKQMESSSKKPSAVERLEADKLKYVKSQKVASTRQEPVKASEPVLSPAMRRNLHSPRKAPSAGLRRTENADWRGALNLETLRNLIYESPNAPGSQPDPAERPSECSPGKLQRCGAAEPGERLAAELHSSGVLVPPHNAAVRRVDVRPSVSRAGCRAPCPSAVRSRLSSTTSSRGSPRKAYPEAAAWSQLSLHRSKSDLSDRYSRVSANLERFFNYCGLDPEELERMEIGECLARASSDIVSLKLYSASNLSSEYNRSQYSNVIEERANERTPYGISIIERNARVIKWLYSCKEAKESQRVSPV, translated from the coding sequence ATGCTGAAACAAGTGTCTGGACCTCCCACCTTCACCTCGGCGATGCCTTTCCGCATCCTGAACAAGGGACCGGATTATTTTCGGAAGCAGATGGAGAGCAGCAGCAAGAAGCCGAGTGCGGTAGAGCGGCTGGAGGCTGATAAATTAAAATACGTGAAGAGCCAAAAGGTCGCGAGTACTCGCCAGGAGCCAGTGAAAGCGAGTGAACCGGTGCTGTCTCCTGCCATGAGGAGGAACCTTCACAGTCCCAGGAAAGCTCCGAGTGCTGGACTCCGCAGGACCGAGAACGCAGATTGGAGGGGAGCCCTCAATTTAGAGACTCTGAGAAACCTCATTTATGAGAGTCCAAACGCGCCAGGGAGCCAGCCCGATCCGGCGGAACGGCCCAGCGAGTGTAGCCCCGGTAAGCTGCAGCGGTGCGGAGCCGCCGAGCCCGGGGAGAGGCTGGCGGCTGAGCTGCACTCCAGCGGCGTGTTGGTGCCGCCTCACAATGCCGCCGTCAGGAGGGTGGACGTCCGCCCCAGTGTCAGCAGGGCCGGCTGCAGGGCACCGTGTCCCTCCGCGGTCAGGTCCAGGCTTTCCTCCACCACCAGCTCCAGGGGCTCGCCGAGGAAAGCCTACCCCGAAGCGGCTGCTTGGTCACAGCTCTCCCTGCACCGTTCCAAGTCGGACCTGAGCGACCGCTATTCCCGGGTTAGTGCCAACTTGGAGCGATTCTTCAACTACTGCGGCCTGGACCCAGAGGAACTGGAGAGGATGGAGATAGGGGAGTGCTTGGCCCGAGCCAGCTCTGATATCGTATCCCTGAAGTTGTACAGCGCCAGCAACCTCAGCTCTGAGTACAACCGTTCCCaatacagcaatgtgattgaggAGAGGGCGAACGAGCGCACCCCATATGGCATCTCCATCATTGAACGCAATGCCAGGGTCATTAAGTGGTTGTACAGTTGCAAGGAAGCCAAGGaatctcagagagtgtcaccgGTATAA